In a genomic window of Pedobacter sp. KBS0701:
- the ung gene encoding uracil-DNA glycosylase, whose protein sequence is MSAALEPGWLAVLEEEFEKDYMKSLKAFLQEEKQKGATVYPKGADIFNALNTTPFDQVKVVILGQDPYHGVGQAHGLSFSVQRGVAVPPSLKNIYKELETDIEGFKTPNHGHLTHWAEQGVLLLNATLTVRASEAGSHQNRGWEIFTDEIIKALSQKREHIVFLLWGKYAQQKAALIDQKKHYMLTAAHPSPFSAYNGFFGSKHFSKANQLLVQNNLTPIDWNLPA, encoded by the coding sequence ATGTCAGCAGCATTAGAACCCGGTTGGTTAGCCGTTTTAGAAGAAGAGTTTGAAAAAGACTATATGAAAAGCCTTAAAGCCTTTTTACAGGAGGAGAAACAGAAAGGTGCAACGGTTTATCCTAAAGGCGCTGATATTTTTAATGCATTAAATACAACGCCATTTGATCAGGTAAAGGTTGTCATTTTAGGTCAGGATCCTTATCATGGCGTTGGCCAGGCACATGGATTATCGTTTTCGGTACAACGCGGTGTAGCGGTTCCGCCCTCATTAAAAAATATTTACAAAGAGCTGGAAACTGATATCGAGGGCTTTAAAACACCAAATCATGGCCACTTAACCCATTGGGCTGAACAAGGTGTATTATTGCTCAATGCTACACTAACAGTCCGTGCTTCGGAGGCTGGTTCACACCAAAACCGCGGATGGGAAATTTTTACAGATGAAATTATAAAGGCTTTATCTCAAAAACGCGAACATATTGTTTTCTTGTTATGGGGTAAATATGCACAGCAAAAAGCAGCTTTAATAGATCAAAAGAAACATTATATGCTTACTGCTGCCCACCCATCTCCATTTTCGGCCTACAATGGCTTCTTTGGATCAAAACATTTTTCAAAAGCAAATCAGCTTCTGGTACAGAATAATTTAACACCAATCGACTGGAACTTACCAGCCTAA
- a CDS encoding alpha/beta hydrolase — MNTYFISGLGADKRIFSKLKLDEKINIIHIDWINPVKNESLATYAERLSKVIDKSQPFALVGVSFGGMIAVEIAKVLKPITTVIISSTMLSIHLPALYRFAGSLGLLKIIPARLLKSSNKLTQNYYFGTRSGSEKTLLSKIIKDTDPYFLKWAIGSILNWKNKVKPERIFHIHGTMDKILYSKTAKPDFVIENGTHFMVYQNAAEISGIIDEIVLNRGID; from the coding sequence ATGAATACTTATTTTATCAGCGGTTTAGGTGCCGATAAAAGGATTTTTTCTAAGCTTAAGCTCGATGAAAAAATCAATATCATTCATATAGATTGGATCAATCCGGTTAAAAATGAATCATTGGCCACTTATGCAGAAAGGTTGAGCAAAGTTATCGACAAATCCCAGCCATTTGCTTTGGTTGGCGTTTCTTTTGGAGGGATGATCGCGGTAGAAATAGCGAAGGTTTTAAAGCCTATTACTACTGTTATCATTTCTAGTACCATGTTAAGCATTCATCTACCCGCACTTTACCGTTTCGCTGGGAGTTTAGGCCTACTAAAGATTATCCCTGCAAGGCTTTTAAAATCATCGAACAAACTCACCCAGAATTATTACTTCGGTACCCGATCTGGCAGTGAAAAAACCTTATTAAGCAAAATTATTAAGGATACTGATCCTTATTTTTTGAAATGGGCCATTGGAAGCATATTAAACTGGAAGAATAAGGTTAAACCAGAAAGGATTTTTCACATCCATGGCACGATGGATAAAATCCTCTATTCTAAAACTGCAAAACCTGATTTCGTGATCGAAAATGGAACCCACTTCATGGTTTATCAAAATGCAGCGGAAATTTCAGGAATTATTGATGAAATAGTATTGAATAGAGGAATAGACTAA
- a CDS encoding Lrp/AsnC family transcriptional regulator, producing MASELDKIDFKILRILQENGRITNLLLSQEIGLSPAPTLERVRKLEMAGYIKSYHALVDEEKLGLGIKTFIQIQLDFHKNNTIQIFLDEVNQIKEITECHHVTGQADFLLKVYVKDIKAYERLIMDKISKISVVKTFQTMMIMSTTKKEPIVPLEY from the coding sequence ATGGCATCTGAATTAGATAAAATTGACTTCAAAATTTTAAGAATTCTTCAAGAGAACGGAAGAATTACCAATTTACTTTTATCACAAGAAATTGGTTTATCACCTGCACCAACTTTAGAGCGTGTACGCAAGCTCGAAATGGCAGGATATATTAAAAGTTATCATGCCTTGGTGGATGAAGAAAAACTGGGTTTAGGTATAAAAACCTTTATCCAGATTCAACTCGATTTTCATAAAAATAATACTATCCAGATCTTTTTGGACGAAGTAAATCAAATCAAAGAAATTACCGAATGTCATCACGTTACCGGTCAGGCCGATTTTCTATTAAAGGTTTATGTGAAAGACATTAAAGCGTACGAACGTTTAATTATGGATAAAATCAGTAAGATTTCTGTAGTGAAAACATTCCAGACGATGATGATTATGTCGACTACAAAGAAAGAACCAATTGTGCCTTTAGAGTATTAA
- a CDS encoding metal-dependent transcriptional regulator produces the protein MQSYTEENYLKTIYHLAEKTINVQTNAIAEQMQTKPASVTDMIKKLADKGLIDYIKYQGVTLTETGKNTAIDIVRKHRLWEVFLVDKLNFKWDEVHDVAEELEHIKSVELIERLDEFLGFPKADPHGDPIPDKNGRFAKTQFIKLIELKVGDSGTITGVSQHSSAFLKHLEKLGLTLGKQIQITDVTDFDGSVEIRLSDKQVNISREVAKHILISSNGKN, from the coding sequence ATGCAAAGTTATACCGAAGAGAACTATCTAAAGACTATTTATCATCTGGCAGAGAAAACAATAAATGTTCAAACCAATGCTATTGCGGAGCAAATGCAAACCAAACCCGCATCGGTTACCGATATGATCAAGAAATTAGCCGATAAGGGGCTGATTGATTATATTAAATACCAGGGGGTTACCTTAACCGAGACAGGGAAAAATACAGCGATAGATATTGTACGTAAACATAGATTATGGGAAGTTTTTTTGGTAGACAAATTAAATTTCAAGTGGGATGAGGTACATGATGTTGCCGAAGAGTTGGAACATATTAAATCGGTTGAGCTGATTGAAAGACTAGATGAGTTTCTAGGTTTTCCGAAAGCAGACCCTCATGGCGACCCCATTCCGGATAAAAATGGACGATTTGCCAAAACCCAGTTTATTAAACTCATCGAATTAAAAGTAGGAGATTCTGGTACCATAACCGGCGTGAGTCAGCACAGTTCTGCTTTTTTAAAGCATTTAGAAAAATTAGGGCTTACCCTGGGCAAACAAATCCAGATTACTGATGTTACCGATTTCGATGGTTCAGTTGAGATCCGGTTATCCGATAAACAAGTTAATATTAGTAGAGAAGTTGCAAAACATATTTTAATCAGCAGTAATGGCAAAAACTGA
- a CDS encoding Nramp family divalent metal transporter, with protein sequence MAKTESLSEVHQSVNTDKRKGWKRILAFIGPAYLISVGYMDPGNWATDLAGGSKFGYQLIWVLLMSNLIALLLQSLSARLGIVRGLDLAQASKQAYPRWANIPLFGLAQTAIIACDLAEIIGMAIGLQLLFGLPLIWGISITIFDTILLLFLLNKGMRAMEGFIVSMVFIVGISFLVEMFIVEPSIKEIARGFEPSILNGDALYIAIGIIGATVMPHNLYLHSSLVQTRKIERSNKGIKEALKFNLIDTTVALNLAFFVNAAILILAAAAFYKNGLHEVAEIQDAHKLLSNIFGSVAPTLFAIALIAAGQSSTVTGTLAGQIIMEGHINLRIQPWLRRLITRLLAIIPAFFTILHYGDDALGGLLVLSQVVLSLQLGFAIIPLIHFTSDKKLMKDFAIKLWVKVLAWASAIAIIALNVKLVIEEISGWAKEANNWWIYAIVIPALIFIILLLLYVFFHPLLEKKKNASKQIVPHGDALDIGKIEKITYTKIGIAVDFSKNDRNTIRHALIQGGKDAHYYLIHIVETAAARYLGKEVMDHETQSDAANLERYRANLEDLGYDSTPFIGFGNTGKAIADISNRNEMELLVMGAHGHKGLKDLIFGTTVDSVRHKVNIPVLIIR encoded by the coding sequence ATGGCAAAAACTGAATCCCTAAGTGAAGTACATCAAAGCGTAAATACAGATAAAAGAAAAGGCTGGAAAAGAATTTTAGCTTTTATTGGTCCTGCCTATTTAATTAGTGTGGGCTACATGGATCCAGGTAACTGGGCAACCGATCTGGCTGGTGGTAGTAAATTTGGGTACCAATTGATCTGGGTTTTACTCATGTCAAACCTCATTGCATTGCTTTTGCAATCGCTGAGTGCCCGTTTGGGTATTGTGAGGGGATTGGATTTGGCCCAGGCTTCAAAACAGGCTTACCCTCGCTGGGCAAATATTCCATTGTTTGGATTGGCACAAACTGCTATTATTGCCTGCGATCTGGCAGAAATCATTGGAATGGCCATCGGTTTACAGCTGTTATTTGGTTTACCGTTAATCTGGGGTATTTCCATTACCATTTTTGACACCATTTTACTGTTATTCCTGTTAAACAAAGGCATGAGGGCCATGGAAGGTTTTATCGTATCGATGGTTTTTATCGTGGGGATTTCCTTTTTGGTCGAAATGTTTATTGTAGAACCATCCATTAAAGAAATAGCCAGGGGATTTGAGCCTTCTATCTTAAATGGTGATGCGCTTTATATCGCCATCGGGATTATTGGTGCAACGGTAATGCCACATAACCTTTACCTGCATTCTTCTTTGGTACAGACCAGAAAAATTGAACGGAGCAATAAAGGGATTAAAGAAGCTTTAAAGTTTAACCTCATTGATACCACAGTTGCATTAAACCTGGCCTTTTTTGTTAATGCCGCCATATTAATTCTTGCTGCTGCAGCTTTTTACAAAAATGGTTTACACGAAGTGGCAGAAATTCAGGATGCACATAAATTACTTTCTAATATTTTTGGAAGTGTAGCCCCAACCCTATTTGCTATCGCGCTAATTGCAGCCGGGCAAAGTTCTACGGTTACCGGAACTTTAGCCGGACAAATTATTATGGAAGGGCATATTAATTTAAGGATTCAACCCTGGTTACGACGCTTGATTACGCGCCTTCTGGCAATTATCCCTGCATTTTTCACCATCCTGCATTACGGCGACGATGCCCTTGGTGGCTTATTGGTGCTCAGTCAGGTGGTTTTAAGTTTACAGTTGGGTTTCGCCATTATTCCTTTGATCCATTTTACATCAGATAAAAAACTGATGAAAGATTTCGCAATCAAACTATGGGTAAAGGTTTTGGCATGGGCAAGCGCCATCGCCATTATTGCGCTCAATGTAAAACTGGTGATCGAAGAAATAAGCGGTTGGGCAAAAGAAGCCAATAACTGGTGGATTTATGCGATTGTAATACCAGCATTAATCTTTATCATACTGCTCCTGCTCTATGTTTTCTTCCATCCATTGTTAGAAAAGAAAAAAAATGCATCCAAACAAATTGTGCCTCATGGAGATGCTTTGGACATTGGGAAAATCGAAAAGATCACTTATACAAAAATTGGTATTGCAGTAGATTTCTCTAAAAACGACAGGAACACGATCAGGCATGCTTTAATTCAAGGTGGTAAAGATGCGCACTATTACCTGATCCATATTGTAGAAACTGCTGCTGCCCGTTACCTTGGTAAGGAAGTAATGGACCATGAAACACAGAGCGATGCTGCTAATCTGGAGAGATACAGAGCTAATCTCGAAGACCTTGGATATGATTCTACACCCTTCATTGGTTTTGGAAACACCGGCAAAGCCATAGCCGATATCAGTAACCGGAACGAAATGGAGCTTTTGGTAATGGGTGCACACGGACATAAAGGCTTAAAAGACCTTATTTTCGGCACTACGGTAGATTCGGTGAGGCACAAGGTGAATATTCCTGTATTGATTATCAGGTAA
- a CDS encoding redoxin domain-containing protein, whose amino-acid sequence MKFRNLLLILLLVITFQVKAQQPTLLPQFTFYRLDGKAFSNTDIKQGKKNLFILFDCTCEHCQRESKMLNTNYARFKNVNIYMITMDEAYIIPQFFDSYAKGLNTKPNVLVLQDKKRIFIPTFLPKKYPAMYLYSPAGKLLMYQSGDGGIKKMMTVLNK is encoded by the coding sequence ATGAAATTCAGAAACCTACTTTTAATCTTATTATTAGTCATCACTTTCCAGGTAAAAGCACAGCAGCCAACTTTGTTGCCACAATTTACTTTTTACCGCCTGGATGGAAAAGCTTTTTCTAATACCGATATTAAACAAGGCAAAAAGAACCTTTTTATATTATTCGATTGTACCTGCGAGCATTGCCAGCGTGAAAGCAAAATGTTGAATACCAATTATGCCAGGTTTAAGAATGTAAATATTTATATGATTACTATGGATGAAGCTTATATCATTCCACAGTTTTTTGATTCTTATGCCAAAGGTTTAAATACAAAACCTAATGTGCTGGTACTACAGGATAAAAAACGAATATTTATTCCAACATTTTTACCAAAAAAATACCCAGCAATGTACTTATATTCCCCTGCAGGTAAATTACTAATGTATCAGTCAGGCGATGGCGGCATCAAAAAAATGATGACGGTTTTGAATAAATAA
- the smpB gene encoding SsrA-binding protein, producing MKNDINIKNKRAYFDYNLLDKYVAGIALLGTEIKAIRQGKANMTDAFCMFIGGNLFVRNLHISEYSHSSFYHHDIKRDRALLLQKKEIRKLKLKGEEKGYTIVPLRIFINERGFAKMEIALAQGKKEFDKRDSIKDRDTKRELDRAMKR from the coding sequence TTGAAAAACGACATCAACATAAAGAATAAAAGGGCTTATTTCGACTACAATCTTTTGGATAAATACGTAGCCGGTATTGCCCTTTTAGGGACTGAAATAAAAGCGATCAGACAAGGTAAAGCCAACATGACGGATGCATTTTGCATGTTTATTGGCGGTAATCTTTTCGTGCGCAACCTTCATATTTCTGAATATAGCCACAGTTCTTTTTATCACCACGATATTAAACGCGACCGTGCCCTACTTTTGCAGAAAAAAGAAATCAGAAAATTAAAGCTTAAAGGCGAAGAAAAGGGTTATACCATCGTTCCTTTACGTATTTTCATCAACGAAAGAGGTTTCGCTAAAATGGAGATTGCGCTGGCTCAAGGTAAAAAAGAATTTGACAAACGTGATAGCATTAAAGATAGAGATACCAAGCGGGAGCTGGATAGAGCGATGAAGAGATAA
- a CDS encoding protein-L-isoaspartate(D-aspartate) O-methyltransferase, with translation MAYKFVDNYRERGARKKLVELLKSRGIEDENVLTAIGKVPRHFFFDETFWNQSYKDIAFPIGDGQTISQPYTVAYQSELLHIKKGDKVLEIGTGSGYQTCILMELGATVFTIERQENIYNRTIQVLPGMGYRPTFYCGDGSKGIAAHAPYDKIIVTAGAPLVPEILLKQLKIGGILVIPVGDEKTQKMVTVIRVSETDYEKIVLDTFRFVPLVGDQAW, from the coding sequence ATGGCATATAAATTTGTTGATAATTACCGGGAACGAGGAGCGAGAAAAAAACTGGTTGAGTTGTTAAAATCTCGCGGAATTGAAGATGAAAATGTGTTAACAGCCATAGGTAAAGTTCCACGGCACTTCTTTTTTGACGAAACTTTTTGGAACCAATCTTACAAAGATATTGCTTTTCCGATAGGTGATGGGCAAACCATATCTCAACCTTACACGGTTGCTTACCAAAGTGAATTGCTGCACATTAAAAAAGGAGATAAGGTACTTGAGATCGGAACGGGCTCGGGCTACCAAACCTGTATATTAATGGAATTAGGGGCTACAGTTTTTACGATAGAAAGACAAGAGAATATTTATAACAGAACAATTCAGGTTTTACCTGGAATGGGTTATAGGCCTACTTTTTATTGTGGGGATGGCTCGAAAGGAATTGCTGCACACGCGCCATACGACAAAATAATTGTTACCGCTGGCGCTCCACTGGTTCCGGAGATCTTGTTAAAACAGTTAAAAATAGGTGGCATTTTGGTTATCCCGGTGGGAGATGAGAAAACCCAGAAAATGGTTACCGTTATCCGTGTAAGCGAAACAGACTACGAAAAAATTGTGTTGGATACCTTCAGGTTTGTGCCATTAGTTGGCGACCAGGCATGGTAA